GAAATGACTGACCGGAAAGAATAAGTTGATTCTACTATAAATTTCAGGCGCGGACGATACAAAAACATTGCATTGTCCGTGCCTTTATGTAAGATTCAGGTTCTATTAGTTATGACAGAAATTTCATAATATCTTCATCTACCGAACTGATACCACCGATTCCGAATTGGTCTATCAACACATTTTTTACGTTCGGAGAAAGGAAAGCGGGGAGGGTAGGACCCAGATGAATGTTTTTCACTCCCAAAGCTAATAAGGCCAGCAATACGATAACGGCTTTCTGTTCATACCAAGCAATGTTATATACAATAGGCAACTTGTTTACATCATCCAAACCGAAGATTTCTTTCAGTTTCAGGGCAATGACGGCTAGTGAATAACTGTCGTTACACTGTCCTGCATCCAGTACACGGGGAATACCGTTGATATCACCTAAAGACAACTTGTTGTATCTGTATTTTGCACATCCGGCTGTCAGGATAACCGTATCGTTCGGAAGTTTCCGGGCAAACTCTGTGTAATATTCACGACTCTTCATACGTCCGTCGCATCCTGCCATGACAAAGAACTTACGAATCGCACCGCTCTTTACAGCTTCTACTACTTTGTCTGCCAAAGCCGTCACTTGCGCATGGGCAAACCCGCCGATAAGAGTACCGTTTTCTATTGCTACCGGTGGCTGGCATTGCTTGGCGTGGGCAATCAGTGCAGAGAAATCTTTTGGTTTTCCGTCCTTACGTTCCGGGATATAATGTGCTCCTTCCAGTCCGCAAGCACCGGTGACATAGATACGATCCTTGTAGCTGGCGTTGGAACGTGGAGGAACAATGCAGTTGCTTGTAAACAGAATCGGCCCGTTGAAACTTTCAAACTCCTCCTTTTGTTTCCACCAGGCATTCCCGTAGTTTCCTGCCAGATGTTTGTATTTCTTTAGTTGGGGATAGTAATGGGCCGGAAGCATTTCGCTGTGAGTATAGATGTCTATTCCCGTACCTTCCGTTTGTTCCAGCAGTTCTTCGAGGTCTTTCAGGTCATGCCCGCTGATAAGGATACCCGGATTGTTGCGTACACCGATATTGACTTCGGTAATTTCGGGATTGCCGTAACTGCTTGTATTGGCAGTATCCAGTTGTGCCATGGCAGACACCCCATGTTGACCTGTCTCCAGTGTAAGTTGAACCAGTTCTTCCATAGTTATATCATTGCGGGTCAGTTCAGCTAATGCATGTTGCATGAAGGCGAAGATTTCCGGTGACTGGTAACCCAGGTTATGTGCGTGCTCTACATAGGCTGCCATTCCTTTCAGTCCGTAGTGCACCAGTTCTTTTAACGAACGGATGTCTTCGTCTGGTGTGCGAAGCACCCCCACTGTTTTAGCCTTTTCTTCAAATTCATCTTCATTGCCGTTCCAAAGACATTCGTCGGGAGCGTTTTTGATAGAAACCTTACCGCCCAGTTCTTTTTTCAAGCGTAGTCCTTCCTTTATTTTCCCAATAATGGCTGCTTTGTCAAAGTTGGCATTGGTAATAGTGATAAAGAGAGAATCATAGATAAATTTGTCCGCTTCTTCGGAGGAATGTCCTTCTTTACGCAGGTGTTCGTTGTACACGGCAATTCCACGTATTACAAAGAGTAACAGGTCTTGCAGGTTAGCCACTTCGGATGTTTTACCGCATACTCCTTTTAAGGTACAACCTGTACCCATTGCGGTTTCTTGACATTGATAACAGAACATACTCATAACATTTACGTTTTAATTAGTCTTCTTGATTAATGAACGCAAATGTAGCGCAAAGGTTGCGGGCAGTTCTGTAACTAATGTTACAACAATGAATATTTTTTTGTGGATACCGGCAAACTCTATTGGATAAGCCGGACAAGCTCTTCTTTTTGAAGGATAGTGATCTGTTTCCGGTCGGCAGTGAGTAATCCGTCTTCCTGCATGTGTGCCAATTCGCGTGCCAACGAAGGACGGGATACTCCGAAATAATCACTTAATTCCTGTTGCGATCGGTCGAGGGTGATATGTAACTGTTGTTGCTGCTTATATAGGCGAAGTAAATAAGAAGCAATCTTCTGCCTGATAGTCTTGAAAGACATGAAAAAGAGCTTGTCGGATAAAGTCCGTGCGTAGTTGGCAGAAAGGTTCATATAATTTTCGAGAAACTGCTCGTTCTTGCGGAACAATTCCAGAACACTTGTTTTAGGAATTTCTATAACCTCTGTCGGTTCGTTGGCTGTCACCTCCACCGGATAACGATTTTCTTCGCCAAACAGAAAAAGCGGGGCAATCGCTCTGGGGGCGGCAATATCTTCTACCTTTATTAATCTTCCGGAATAGTCTATCATTTCTCCGCGAACACTGCCTTTGGTCAGAATGACGAGGCGGTTGCATACATCCCCCTGCCGTGCCAGAATTTCCCCTTTCTTATAAGAACGGGTGTGGAAACTTATTTCTTCCAGATTGGCGGATAGTTTTTCCGGAGTTATTCCCCGGAATAACGGATTATTGATAAGTACGGGTATCATAGGCTACTCTGTTATTTGAATTTTAATATGAACTTAGTCTCTTTATCATCCGGAATCAATGTTAGGCTACCACCCGAAAGCCTCATAATCTGGCGGGAGATGCTTAGTCCGATTCCGCTTCCTCTTTCTTTGGTCGTAAAGAAAGGGATGAATATATGTTCCGCAAATTCAGGAGGGATAGCAGGGCCATTGTTTTTTATCTCAATCAGTACTTCTTCCGCGTCGTTGCAATGAGCCTGTATCGCAATGCGTCCGCCGGGCTGATTGCCGATTGCCTGCACTGCGTTTTTCAGAAGATTGATAACGACTTGTGAAATGAGATTCTCGTCTGCATGGAGGATCAGGTCGGCGGGAATAACCTCTGTATGGAAAGTAATATGATTACACGGATTCTGGTGCCGGGTCAGTTCGACCATTCGTTCGATGAATGCTTTCAAATAAAACAAAGAAGGCTCCGGAGTCGGGATACGTGTGAATTTTCGGTAAGATTCGACAAAAGAAAGCAAGCCTTTGCCGGTGGTACTGATAGTCTGCAAGCCATGGCTGATTTCTTCGTCTTTATCTTTCACCATGGACAAAAGTGTATCACTTAACGAGGTGATAGGAGTGACGGAGTTCATAATTTCATGGGTGAGTACACGAGTTAACCGAATCCATGAATCGATCTCTTTTTCATCCAGTTCGATGTTGATATCATTCAGAGCCAGGATACGCAAATGCTCTTTATGAACATTAATTTCCGAAACACGTATGGATAGATTGACTGTTCCCCGTTCGTTATGAAACATGACTTGTAGTTTATCCCCCGGGCGGCAGTTTTCCATTTTTTCCATGAGTGTAGCGTCTACTTTACTTAACTGGCGGATATGTGTGAATATGTTGAGTCCCAGAAGCCGGAGTGCTTCTTTATTCTTCTGATATACAGCTCCATTGTCATTGAGCACTAATAATCCCGTACTCACGAAGTCGAGTATCAATTCGTAATACTTCTCTTGTTGGGCTGTTTCTGCTTTTACATTGTATAAAATGTGTCCCACCCGGTTGAGTGCCTGATTGATCTGCCTGCTTTCCGGAGTACCGTATTCCTCAGGGAAGTGAAAGGAATTATCATTATTTTCCAATGCATCAATCATAAAAAGTACCTGTTTGACGTGGGTACGGTAAAGTCGGATTTGCCATAATATGCATAGGATTAAAAGGCAAATACAGACTCCAAACCATGTATAAGATTGAAGGATACCGAAACGGGCGGTGACTGTACAAACGAGTACTGTCAATACGACTCTGAACCAGTACTGCCGTGTTATATATTGAAGATACCGGTTCATAATCCGAATTTTTTCATCTTGTTATAAAGTGTCTGCCGGGTAATTCCTAACTGGGTGGCTACTGCCGACAAATTTCCGGCACAAGCCTCCAATGCTTTCCGTATCATTTGTTTCTCCATATCTTCTAAAGTGGAAATGTTTCTTTCCGGAGATTCTATTTTCCGGGAAGATAATTGAAGGATCTCAGCAGGAATCAGCGGCTCATCGTTAATGATGACAACTTTCTCAATAACGTGCTCCAGCTCACGGATATTTCCGTACCAAGGATGTATTGACAGTTTTTCTTTTGCCGCAGAACTGAATTTCATCGGCTCTTTGTCGTATTGCTTGCAGAAGCGGATCATGAACCTTTCGGCAAGAGGAATAATATCTTCTTTCCGTTCCCGGAGTGAAGGTATCTCTATATGGATTGTATTGATACGATAGAGCAAATCTTCCCGGAATTCTCCGTTATCTACCATTTCTTGCAAATTACGGTTGGTGGCACAAATCAGGCGGATGTCGATCGGCATCGGGCTATTGCTTCCCACTCGCACGATGCTTCTTCGTTGAATGGCAGTCAGCAGTTTGGCTTGCAGATGATAGGGCAAGTTTCCTATCTCGTCAAGGAATAACGTACTTTTATCTGCGGCTTCGAACTTACCTGTCCGGTCGGTATGCGCATCTGTGAAAGACCCTTTCACATGGCCGAAAAGTTCACTTTCGAATAGTGACTCAGTGATAGCTCCCATATCTACGGCAATCATTTCCTTTTGTCGTCGATTGGAAAGCGCATGGATTTCTCGTGCCAGAATTTCTTTCCCTGTTCCGTTTTCACCTGTAATCAGGATGTTGGCATCTGTAACGGCAACCTTTTCAATCAACATTCGGAGTTGTTGCATGGCTTTACTTTCTCCCCAATATATCGGCTGGACACCGGCGGATTCCTTTCTTGCTCCTCCTTTTTTTTCGTTTCTCACAGACTGTGCGGCGGTTTGTAAAGTCTCTACCAGTTTTTGGTTGTTCCAGGGTTTCACGATGAAATCCGTCGCTCCTTCCTTGATTCCCCGGATAGCGAGTTCAATGTCGGCGTATGCAGTAAAGAGTACGATGGGAAGTTCCGGACGTACTTTCTTTATCTCGTGCAACCAGAACAAACCTTCATTACCGGTATTGATTCCCGAAGTGAAGTTCATATCCAACAATATCACTTCCGGCATTTCTTCCTGCATCACAGTGATGAGGGTGACAGGTGAAGAAAGTGTGACGACCTTTGAAAAATAACTTTTCAGCAAGATCTCTACGGCAGTCAGTACTCCTTTGTTGTCGTCTACAATGATGATTGTTCCCGATTTACTCATATTCGATTAAGTTTATCAGGTACAAACTTACGAAAAAATCTCTGGAAAAGCCGAATGAGAAGGGACAAATAGTAATTCCTTTTTATACCCATGAAGGAAGTGGCCTGTCCGACACAGAAAATCATCTGAAAGAAGCATGTAGCGGAGCTACTATATTGAAAGGATTGGCAATACGGGGAACAATAGCACAAAAATCATAGGAACAGGCCAGAAAAACTGTGTTGTCATGGTTAAATAAATATTTGACCTAAATTATCCCAAAATGAGCTAGGGCATTATAAATGCCGTCCTCGTCCACATCGTCTGTAACATAGTCGGCATAGTTCTTGATCAAATCCGATGCGCCGCCCATCGCAATACCGGTTCCTGCCGCACGGAGCATGGGTATATCGTTGCCACCGTCTCCGAATGCCATGCTTTCATCCAAAGAAAAACCTAAATAATCTGCCATATCAGCCATTCCTGAAGCCTTGTTCGTATCGGCAACATTCACATCTGCGAAATACGGATTCCAACGCGAAACAGTCAAGTTGGGAAGTTGCGTCATAATTTCCTTCTCTACATCTTCACCACAATAAATGCAAAGTTGGCGACACTTACACGCATTAAATTCCTTGTCTATGTCCACAACCAGAGGAATCGGATGATTGGTAAGTTCGGAAAGTGCTATAACGGTATCATTTACATAATTGACAAGTATTCCTTTATCTACTTCCAATGCCAAAGGGAAACTATATTTTTCTGCAAGATTACGGACTATTCTGAAATCTTCATGACTGATTTGGCGGGAAGTGATTTCAGTGCCGTCACGGAGCAGGCAATGGGAACCGTTCAGTGAGACGACCGCATCATACGGGATGGCGTCCAGTTCGCCAAGGTCTGTCGCCACTCTGCCTGTTGCTATAATAATCTTAATGCCATTGTTATGTACCTGATTTAGGGCATCAATCGTTGTTTGTGGTATTTTATGTGTTTTGAAACTGATTAGAGTTCCGTCCACATCAAGAAAAATCGCTTTAGTCTTCATTTTACGTCCTTTCTTTTTTTATTGTGATACTACAGATTTGGCAGTCAAGAATCAAAATGGTTTGACTGCGTTACCTCGATTTTAGCCTTTCTTTCAAACCTCCTTTGTTTTAGGAGGTTTGAAAAATTTTCCAAATTTACGAAAAATATTTTATAGCCATTGGAACTTTAATCCGAAAGATAAGCTCAAATAATCACGGGGGCGGAGATAACTATTTTGTACGGCACTAACCAGATAAAGGTCACAAGTACTTATTTCATAGAAAAAAGTAACCGACTTAGCTAAAAATCTGCGTTGCGGGTCAATGTCATAAGTCAGTCGTTGTCCCATATAAATATGAATACGTACTTTGCTCGAAAATCCATAATACCCTTTAGGATAACGGTCCGGTTCGTTTACCCAGAACTGATCTCCGAAGACTGTGTTCAGGTAGAGTCCGCAGGCAAGAGGTTCCGTCGAGAATCCTTTTCCTATATTAATACTCCAGGGCATATAGTTCTGTTTCAGTGTCATTGTCACTTTTGTCTTTTTCGACGAATATTTCGGGATGAATCCGAGCAATATATCTGTTTCCCATTGATTCCGTTTTCCGTAATCCCACCCTGTACCGAAGGAGAGCAATCCCATGTTTCCGGCATATTGGATTTTAGCATGAGTCGGGATAATCCGTTCCCAGTTTTTGCGGAAGCGATGTACCCGATTGTCATAACCGGTTCTCTTTACAGCTTTGGGTATAACGGGTAGCACAGTGTCTGCCTTGATGATAGTAAACAAAGAGTCTCCTGTATGAAAGGCGATAATTGAGTCAGCTTTTACTGCAAAATATAATGAATCGCGCTTATATGTATTGATAACTGTATCTGTTTTACAAGTAGCTGAACTTGGACAGGTAAAGAATAACAGGATAATTATCAGTCCTGCCCGTCCGATGTATTTAATATTTAACCAGTTCATATTCATATTTCTCCGAGGTTATGGTAAATACCAGGTAAGTACGCTTGTCCATGCTGTCACTGGTAACATAGTGTATGCCGTCATCAAAAATCACATCATCCCGATAGTGATGAGTATGGGCGGCAGTGCAAAACTGAATTCCGGGATATTGTTTGACATAATGCTGGAACATTTTTACTACATTGTCATTGAATACGTCTGTATACGGTCGTGCATGCATACTTATGACTGTTTTGTTAAATTCATCTGTCCTGTTTGTCAGTTCATTTTCCATAAAGGTGAAATCCGGTACAGGTTCTGAGTAATCATATTCCAATGCATTCGTATTGAGACAAACGAATTTCACATCACCGGCAATAAAGGAGAAGTTGGTAGGACCGAATATCGCTTTGTACGTTTCTGCCCCCGTACCCAGACAATCATGGTTTCCTATGAGGGTTACATAGGGAACACTCAATCCGTTCATAATATCCCGTTGCCAAAGAAATTCTTTAGTAACTCCGAAGTCACTCATATCTCCGCCATGAATAACGAAGTCGATATCATTTCTCTTATTGATTGCTTTTACGAAATCCTCCGTTTCATCGTACCACCGTTGTGAGTCGCCCATAGTGACAAAGCGGATTGTCTTTTTACCTTTACAGTCAGCTTCTATTTGTTCAATGTTATGAGCGTTTACATCTGTCTCTCCACTGATACGCACATCATAGGGATGATAGTCGATCATACCACACCCGGTCAGAAGCAGACAGGACAGAAGAGTGAATAAATTCTTGTTTAACATAAATAAAACATTTAGTTATTGAAAACTTGATGCGAAGATAGAGTTTTCAAATGAGATAACGATGATTACTTATGATAAATAGGAAAAAAAGAACAATAAAGAGGCGGAAATATCTACTTTCGATTCTTTATGAGAAAGAACTGAACTATTGATCTTTGTCTAATAATTAGACATCACTGTCTAATTATTAGACAAAAACTATCTGATGTTGAATGGTATAACTGGTTGATAATGAGTGAAAAGATGACTTTGGCATACTTTCTGTTTTTCAAATTGAAGATATAACAAAATAAATTAATGATGAGACACTTTTATTATACGATTCAAACGTTGCTCCATGAACGAGGCGTGAATATTATCAAGATTATCTCAATGACATTGGGGATATTTGTTGGTATCTTATTGTTTTCCTGTGTTGCTTTCCAGTTGAGTTACTATAATTTTTGTCCTCAGTCGGAGCAGTTATATGTCACATATATGGATGGACCTTTTACTTATAGTCCTTTTTCAGCGGCTATGCGTGAGAACTTCCCGAAAGAAGTGGAGGATGCCACCATATTGAGGGACATGGGAACAAATGTTTTTTATAATGGAAATGTTCGCCTAACGGAGTCTACGATATATGCTGACGAGCATTTGTTTTCCACATTGGGTTTAAAACTGTTAATCGGTAAGGCAGAAGAACTAACCCGTCCTGATGTTTTATTCATATCCCGTTCGTTGGCGGAAAAAATAAGAGAAGGGAACAGTTTGGAAAGTGTTATAGGCAAGACTTTATCCGTTGACCGCAAAGAGCCGATGAGCATACGTGGTGTCTTTGAAGATATGGGTGAAAACGCAGATATACATTTTGATGTAGTGGTACCGATGAGCAAGTTGTGGAATCTGGCTCGTGGGGGCTGGGGATATGATATCAGTTATATGTCGATTATTCGTTTTCGCGATCCTGCTAAAGATATAAAGGCGGTGGAAGCACGAATACCTGATATGCTTAAGAAATACATGGCTGACTCCTCGAATAAAAAGAAATCTCATCGTTTTTCTTTCCGTCCTTTATTAGAATATCATACGGCAGATCCGACAGTACGGCTTATGATATTAATGATGTCCGTGCTGGGGATTGCAATCTTGTTGATTGCAGCTTTTGATTATGTGCTCATTGCCGTTTCATCTTTAGCCAGGAGGGCAAAGTCTATCGGAGTACACAAATGTTGTGGTGCAACAGATAACAGTATTTTTAGAATGTTTCTGACAGAGACAGCTCTTGTTCTTTTCATTTCAGTATTGCTGACGATGTTGCTCATTTTTCAGTTTCGGGAGTTTGTGGAAGAAATTGCCGGTATACGTTTAAGTTCACTTTTTACGTGGCAGACACTTTGGGTACCGTTGACCGTACTTTTGGTTGTTTTTATCTTGGCGGGCGCCATACCGGCAAGCATATTCGCATCAATTCCTGTAACGCAAGTTTTTCGACGTTATGCAGAACGTAAGACATCTTGGAAACGTCCGTTGTTGTTTATCCAATTTGCCGGTATGACTTTTATTTTAGGTTTTCTTATGGTTGTATTCTGCCAATATCACATGGCGATGAACAAAGATTTGGGATATAATCCCGAACGCGTGGTAATGGGTTGGAAGAAGCTGGGCAGTAACCGGCAAAATGCCAAGAGTTTTTTTATGAATTTGCCTATGGTTGAGGAACATGGGGTAGGTCAGCAGGCCATCTGGAGAAGTTGGTCGGGAGAGGTGTTCAATGTGGGGGAAGGACGGACTATCAAAGGCCGGTTTGAGTGGATCGGAGATGATTTTGTACCTATGATGAAAATACAGATATTACATGGCAAAAATGTAACATCTCCAAAAGAGGCCTTAGTGAATGAAGAGTTTGTACGTCGGGCCGGATGGACGGATGAGCCGATAGGGAAACAGTTGTCTATATGGGGAAAGGAAGTTACAATCGTTGGCGTAATGAAGAATTTCTCTGTTCAAAGTGTATATCATCCTCAGTATCCGGTATTACTGTTGGGAAGCGGTAGTGATTCTAACCCGGGACTTCATTACGTACGATTGAAAGAGCCTTTTGATGAGAACCTGAAGAAACTGAATGCATTAATGGCAGAAACTTTTCCAACAGAAGACGTTGTCTTTTATTCGCTGACTCAAAAGCTGGATGAGCAATATACGGATATTACACGTTTTCGGAATGCAGTACTTTTGGCGTCAATCTCTATTTTCTTTATAGCCTTAATGGGATTGTTGGGATATGTCGGTGACGAGATTCGTTTTTGCAGGAAAGAGATTGCTATCCGAAAAGTGAATGGTGCGGATACTTGTGGCATATTGAAATTGTTTTCCGCAAACGTATTGTGGACAGCCCTTCCGGCGGTGCTTATCGGTGCAGGACTGGCCTATTGGATAGGTATGAAATGGTTGGAACAATTTAGTGAATCCGTCAATCTGAGTATTTGGTTATTTGCCGGAGTCATAGCGTTTGTATTAGTTGTGATACTAGTTTGTGTAATACTTAAAGCATGGGAAGTTGCTAATGAGAATCCGGTGAACAGCATAGCGAATGAATAATTGAAATATAATGAATTTAAAATATAATTGAGAAAAATGATACAAATCGAAAACATCAGTAAAGTATTCCGTACTTCCGAAGTGGAGACGGTTGCATTGAATCATGTAAATCTAGAAGTAAAAGAAGGAGAGTTCGTAGCTATTATGGGACCCTCGGGCTGTGGTAAATCCACTTTGTTGAATATCCTCGGACTTTTGGATAATCCTACCGAAGGCTCCTATCAGTTAATGGGGCAGGAAGTTGCCGGGCTGAAAGAGAAAGAACGTACTCATATGCGTAAGGGTAAGTTAGGTTTTGTATTTCAGAGTTTCAATCTGATAGACGAATTGAATGTTTATGAAAACGTAGAACTTCCGCTTACTTATCTGGGACTAAAATCTTCCGAACGTCGCCGAATGGTAGAAGATATTCTGAAACGGATGAACATCAGCCACCGTGCCAAACACTTCCCGCAACAACTCTCCGGCGGGCAGCAACAACGTGTGGCAATCGCCCGTGCGGTTGTCACCAATCCTAAACTAATTCTTGCCGATGAGCCTACGGGTAACCTTGATTCAAAGAATGGTGCCGAAGTAATGAACCTGCTGACAGAACTGAATAAGGAAGGAACTACAATTATTATGGTGACTCACTCACAGCATGATGCGAGTTTTGCTCATCGCACTGTACATTTGTTCGATGGAAGTATTGTAGCGAGTGTAACAGCCTAAATGAAAAATCGACAATGAGACAAATCTACTATACTTTATGCACATTGTTACGCGAATGCGGGTCGAATATCATAAGAGTAATATCCCTCTCTTTAGGTCTTACCATTGGTGTGCTGCTTTTCTCACAAATAGCCTTTGAACTGAGCTATGAACAATGCTATCCGGAAGCGGAACGTCTGGCTCTTGTGCGGTGTCAGATGACAAATGCCAGTACAGGAGAGACAAGAGGGGATGATGGAGAAAATAGCTATGATTATACCGTCTTTGATGTGGTGGCAGCTACTTTGGCGCAAGATATGCCCGATGAAATAGAAACAGCCAGTTGTGTACTTCCTCAAACAGGTTTTAGTATTTATTATGAAGATAAACTGCTATCTGATATAAATTACATCTACGGAGACACTTGTTTCTTTCAGACCTTCGGCATACCGGTACTGAAAGGAACCCCCAAAGATATGATTATGCCCGGAAGCGTTTTTGTATCTCAAAGCTTTGCCCGTAGAATATTTGGGGATGAAAATCCTATAGGAAAGGTGCTTTCGGCAGATAAACGACATGACTTTATCATTCGTGGCATATATAAGGACGTACCGGAAAATACGATGCTCGTTCACGACTTTGTTGTGTCTGTTCATCGGAACGGTGGTTATCAGGGAGGAGCAGGTTGGAGAGGAAATGATGTCTTTTATGCTTTTCTCCGTTTACGCGATGCTTCGGATATTGATAAGGTGAACAGTAATATTCAGCGAGTGATTAAAAAATATACGTCTTTGGATTTGGACGGCTGGAAAGTTGAATTTAGTGCTATCCCACTGGTGAAGCGTCATTTGTCCTCTCCTGAAGTACAGAAACGGCTGGCTATTTACGGATTCCTCGGCTTTGCTGTTTTCTTTGTAGCAATCATGAATTATATGTTGATATCCATTGCCACTTTGAGCCGCCGTGCGAAAGGAGTAGGTGTACATAAATGTAATGGAGCTAGTTCGACCAATATCTTCAATATGTTTCTGGTAGAGACAGGAGTCCTTGTCATTATCTCCGTATTACTTAGCTTCTTACTGATTTTCAATACACGTGGTTTGATTGAAGATTTACTTTCTGTCCGGCTTTCCTCGCTTTTTACATGGGAAACATTATGGGTGCCGTTACTCACTATCCTTGTACTTTTCATCGTGGCGGGCGGCATGCCGGGACGACTATTTTCACGTATTCCTGTCACGCAAGTGTTCCGTCGGTATACCGACGGAAAGAAAGGTTGGAAACGCTCTCTGCTATTTGTGCAATTTACAGGAGTATCTTTCGTTTTGGGGTTACTATTGGTCACTTTATTACAGTACAGTCATCTTATGAACCGAGATATGGGGATCGTTGTGCCTGGTTTGACTCAAGCCGAAAGTTGGCTTCCCGGAGAGACGGTAGCGCATATAAAGGATGAATTGCGCCGCCAACCCATGGTAGAAGGAGTAACGGTTGCAGCGAATAGTGTGCTTGGCGAGTATTGGACACGAGGGCTGATAAATAATGAGGGTAAACGGATTACTACACTCAATTTCAACTATTGCCATTATAATTATCCTGAAGTAATGGGCATCAAAATAATAGAAGGAACTGATTTGAAAAAGCAGGACGATCTGCTGGTAAATGAAGAAGTGGTGCGCCTGATGAAGTGGACCGACGGTGCAGTGGGGAAGCGGTTGAATGACGTTCCGGGAACGATTGTAGGTGTTTTCCGGGATATCCGTAACACTAGCTTTTATTCACCCCAGTCTCCCATTGCGCTGATCGGAGATGAGAAGTATCATGCGAATCATGCATTCAATGTTCGCCTGAAAGAACCTTATAGTGAAAATCTGAAACGTCTGAATAAGTTTATGGAAAATACATTCCCGAATGTCGCTTTACGCTTTGTCTTGGTTGATGATATAATAAAAGGTGTATATAAAGATGTGTATCGTTTCCGCAATTCCGTCTGGATTACTTCTGCTTTCATTCTGCTGATTGTCATCATGGGACTGATTGGCTATGTGAACGATGAAACTCAACGCCGGAGCAAAGAGATAGCTATCCGGAAGGTGAACGGAGCTGAAGCCTCACACATCTTGAGGTTACTGACACGCGATATTCTTTGCGTTTCCGCCATTTCTATCCTGATAGGTACGGCTGTGTCTTATTTTGCAGGACGGGCATGGCTCGACCAGTTTGCAGAACAGATTGATTTGAATCCGTTACTTTTTATAGGTACAGCCTTATTTGTTCAATTGCTGATTATACTTTGTGTGGTACTCAAAGCATGGTATATTGCCAATGAAAATCCGGTAAAGAGTATCAAAAACGAATAGAAATAATAGGCAGAATAGGGTAGATACTACCTTATTCTGCTATCGGATGTTGTTTGGAAACCTTCTTGATATAGATTATTAAACTGACTACCGCCGTGATAAATGCCAACGCATCCGACACCGGCATACTAATCCAGATCCCCTTCAATCCCCACCAGTTAGGGAAAAGTAACAAACAAGGCAACAAATAAAGCAACTGCCGTGTCAACGAC
The nucleotide sequence above comes from Bacteroides caccae. Encoded proteins:
- the hcp gene encoding hydroxylamine reductase; amino-acid sequence: MSMFCYQCQETAMGTGCTLKGVCGKTSEVANLQDLLLFVIRGIAVYNEHLRKEGHSSEEADKFIYDSLFITITNANFDKAAIIGKIKEGLRLKKELGGKVSIKNAPDECLWNGNEDEFEEKAKTVGVLRTPDEDIRSLKELVHYGLKGMAAYVEHAHNLGYQSPEIFAFMQHALAELTRNDITMEELVQLTLETGQHGVSAMAQLDTANTSSYGNPEITEVNIGVRNNPGILISGHDLKDLEELLEQTEGTGIDIYTHSEMLPAHYYPQLKKYKHLAGNYGNAWWKQKEEFESFNGPILFTSNCIVPPRSNASYKDRIYVTGACGLEGAHYIPERKDGKPKDFSALIAHAKQCQPPVAIENGTLIGGFAHAQVTALADKVVEAVKSGAIRKFFVMAGCDGRMKSREYYTEFARKLPNDTVILTAGCAKYRYNKLSLGDINGIPRVLDAGQCNDSYSLAVIALKLKEIFGLDDVNKLPIVYNIAWYEQKAVIVLLALLALGVKNIHLGPTLPAFLSPNVKNVLIDQFGIGGISSVDEDIMKFLS
- a CDS encoding Crp/Fnr family transcriptional regulator; protein product: MIPVLINNPLFRGITPEKLSANLEEISFHTRSYKKGEILARQGDVCNRLVILTKGSVRGEMIDYSGRLIKVEDIAAPRAIAPLFLFGEENRYPVEVTANEPTEVIEIPKTSVLELFRKNEQFLENYMNLSANYARTLSDKLFFMSFKTIRQKIASYLLRLYKQQQQLHITLDRSQQELSDYFGVSRPSLARELAHMQEDGLLTADRKQITILQKEELVRLIQ
- a CDS encoding sensor histidine kinase — protein: MNRYLQYITRQYWFRVVLTVLVCTVTARFGILQSYTWFGVCICLLILCILWQIRLYRTHVKQVLFMIDALENNDNSFHFPEEYGTPESRQINQALNRVGHILYNVKAETAQQEKYYELILDFVSTGLLVLNDNGAVYQKNKEALRLLGLNIFTHIRQLSKVDATLMEKMENCRPGDKLQVMFHNERGTVNLSIRVSEINVHKEHLRILALNDINIELDEKEIDSWIRLTRVLTHEIMNSVTPITSLSDTLLSMVKDKDEEISHGLQTISTTGKGLLSFVESYRKFTRIPTPEPSLFYLKAFIERMVELTRHQNPCNHITFHTEVIPADLILHADENLISQVVINLLKNAVQAIGNQPGGRIAIQAHCNDAEEVLIEIKNNGPAIPPEFAEHIFIPFFTTKERGSGIGLSISRQIMRLSGGSLTLIPDDKETKFILKFK
- a CDS encoding sigma-54-dependent transcriptional regulator; its protein translation is MSKSGTIIIVDDNKGVLTAVEILLKSYFSKVVTLSSPVTLITVMQEEMPEVILLDMNFTSGINTGNEGLFWLHEIKKVRPELPIVLFTAYADIELAIRGIKEGATDFIVKPWNNQKLVETLQTAAQSVRNEKKGGARKESAGVQPIYWGESKAMQQLRMLIEKVAVTDANILITGENGTGKEILAREIHALSNRRQKEMIAVDMGAITESLFESELFGHVKGSFTDAHTDRTGKFEAADKSTLFLDEIGNLPYHLQAKLLTAIQRRSIVRVGSNSPMPIDIRLICATNRNLQEMVDNGEFREDLLYRINTIHIEIPSLRERKEDIIPLAERFMIRFCKQYDKEPMKFSSAAKEKLSIHPWYGNIRELEHVIEKVVIINDEPLIPAEILQLSSRKIESPERNISTLEDMEKQMIRKALEACAGNLSAVATQLGITRQTLYNKMKKFGL
- a CDS encoding flavodoxin, yielding MFPIYSYSIKFIRYKLTKKSLEKPNEKGQIVIPFYTHEGSGLSDTENHLKEACSGATILKGLAIRGTIAQKS
- a CDS encoding Cof-type HAD-IIB family hydrolase, whose protein sequence is MKTKAIFLDVDGTLISFKTHKIPQTTIDALNQVHNNGIKIIIATGRVATDLGELDAIPYDAVVSLNGSHCLLRDGTEITSRQISHEDFRIVRNLAEKYSFPLALEVDKGILVNYVNDTVIALSELTNHPIPLVVDIDKEFNACKCRQLCIYCGEDVEKEIMTQLPNLTVSRWNPYFADVNVADTNKASGMADMADYLGFSLDESMAFGDGGNDIPMLRAAGTGIAMGGASDLIKNYADYVTDDVDEDGIYNALAHFGII